One window of the Amycolatopsis mediterranei genome contains the following:
- a CDS encoding GNAT family N-acetyltransferase yields MTTVIEVGSADRACVATLVAACSPDSLRRRFMMGGPARPAEVFQRYQRFLLAGPPDGVALLAHRGGTPVGLLNCVSPTPGEAEIGILVADAWQRRGIGSALSRWLWDSGRWAGWTVRATVQAGNAGAEALLLGQGFRPVPSYERGERDFAMVVPDWATMTDVMKEAVDDQDTARADGAQRRAAGADPRCRGDRHAGRGRPRRSAAGVPAALLPRR; encoded by the coding sequence ATGACCACTGTCATAGAGGTCGGCTCCGCGGATCGCGCCTGCGTCGCCACCCTCGTCGCGGCTTGCTCGCCGGACAGCCTCCGGCGCCGGTTCATGATGGGTGGCCCCGCCCGCCCGGCCGAGGTTTTCCAGCGGTACCAGCGGTTCCTGCTCGCCGGGCCCCCGGACGGCGTCGCGCTGCTCGCCCACCGCGGGGGCACTCCGGTGGGGCTGCTCAACTGCGTCTCGCCGACGCCGGGTGAGGCGGAGATCGGGATCCTCGTCGCCGACGCGTGGCAGCGGCGGGGGATCGGCAGCGCGCTGAGCCGGTGGCTGTGGGACTCCGGACGCTGGGCCGGCTGGACCGTGCGGGCCACCGTCCAGGCCGGGAACGCCGGCGCCGAGGCGCTGCTGCTGGGCCAGGGGTTCCGGCCGGTGCCGTCGTACGAACGCGGCGAACGCGACTTCGCCATGGTCGTGCCGGACTGGGCTACCATGACGGACGTCATGAAGGAGGCGGTCGATGACCAGGACACCGCGCGAGCGGATGGTGCTCAGCGCCGCGCAGCTGGTGCGGATCCACGGTGTCGGGGCGACCGGCATGCGGGACGTGGTCGCCCACGCCGAAGCGCCGCGGGGGTCCCTGCAGCACTACTTCCCCGGCGGTAA
- a CDS encoding epoxide hydrolase family protein, which translates to MDPFHLDIPQQDLDELHHRLANTRWPGELPGVGWDYGVSQTSLAELVDYWQHGFDWRAQEARLNAHPQFTTTVDGQRLHFLHVRSPEPDATPLIMTHGWPSTVADFLDVLGPLTDPRAHGGDPKDAFHVVAPSVPGFAFSGPTGDRGWNTRRTARAWAELMRRLGYERYGAQGGDFGSIVSPELGRVAPEAVLGVHVNAVANAGVPTAPGDLERLSEEDRKRAKENETWWYAHSGYATQMATRPQTLAYALNDSPAGQLAWNLEWFVDWDPATTNQTPVSRDAILTNVTIFWLTGTAGSAARLYLEAARDGWGVRLAPSGVPTAVANFRGDHALRGLAELSNTVTRWSEYDTGGHFASLQAPDVLVDDIRAFFRAR; encoded by the coding sequence ATGGATCCCTTCCACCTCGACATCCCCCAGCAGGACCTCGACGAGCTCCACCACCGCCTGGCCAACACCCGCTGGCCCGGCGAGCTACCCGGCGTCGGCTGGGACTACGGCGTCAGCCAGACCTCACTCGCCGAGCTCGTGGACTACTGGCAGCACGGCTTCGACTGGCGTGCCCAGGAAGCCCGGCTCAACGCCCACCCCCAGTTCACCACCACCGTCGACGGCCAGCGCCTCCACTTCCTGCACGTCCGCTCGCCCGAACCGGACGCCACTCCGCTGATCATGACCCACGGCTGGCCGAGCACGGTCGCCGATTTCCTCGACGTCCTCGGCCCGCTCACCGATCCGCGCGCGCACGGTGGCGATCCGAAGGACGCCTTCCACGTCGTCGCGCCGTCCGTGCCCGGGTTCGCCTTCTCCGGCCCCACCGGCGACCGCGGCTGGAACACCCGCCGCACCGCCCGGGCGTGGGCCGAGCTGATGCGGCGGCTCGGCTACGAACGCTACGGCGCCCAAGGCGGTGACTTCGGCAGCATCGTCTCCCCCGAACTCGGCCGGGTCGCCCCGGAAGCCGTGCTGGGCGTGCACGTCAACGCCGTTGCCAACGCCGGGGTCCCCACCGCTCCCGGCGATCTCGAGCGGCTGTCCGAAGAGGACCGGAAGCGGGCGAAGGAAAACGAGACCTGGTGGTACGCCCACTCCGGCTACGCCACCCAGATGGCCACCCGCCCGCAGACCCTGGCCTACGCGCTCAACGACTCCCCCGCCGGGCAGCTCGCGTGGAACCTCGAGTGGTTCGTCGACTGGGACCCGGCCACGACGAACCAGACGCCGGTGAGCCGCGACGCCATCCTGACGAACGTGACGATCTTCTGGCTCACCGGCACCGCCGGCTCGGCCGCGCGCCTCTACCTCGAAGCCGCCCGGGACGGCTGGGGGGTGCGGCTCGCGCCCTCCGGCGTCCCGACCGCGGTGGCGAACTTCCGCGGCGACCACGCGCTCCGCGGGCTGGCCGAGCTGTCGAACACCGTCACGCGCTGGTCGGAGTACGACACCGGCGGGCACTTCGCCTCGCTGCAGGCGCCGGACGTGCTGGTCGACGACATCCGCGCGTTCTTCCGCGCCCGTTAG
- a CDS encoding SDR family NAD(P)-dependent oxidoreductase, whose translation MERLRDRRVLVTGAGSGIGRATTLRLMAEGAQVIGTDVSEEGLFGTQEAARLGGLTTYVMDVADEASVEFGVTSAVNVLGGLDIVVNAAGILLASHTHETSLELWNRVLAVNLTGTFLVTRATLPALLESPNGVVVNFSSTSASFAHPYMAAYSASKGGIQAFTHSLALEYGKQGLRAVSIAPGSVKSGITDSAASWLPQNVDYTLFGRLLPILPTEFTTEVGNAVAGPETVAGVVAMLASDDGKFITGTEIRIDGGTHT comes from the coding sequence ATGGAACGCCTGCGCGATCGCCGAGTCCTGGTCACCGGCGCCGGTTCCGGCATCGGCCGGGCCACCACGCTCCGCCTGATGGCGGAGGGTGCGCAGGTCATCGGCACCGACGTCTCCGAAGAGGGCCTCTTCGGCACCCAGGAGGCCGCCCGCCTCGGCGGCCTGACGACGTACGTCATGGACGTGGCCGACGAGGCATCGGTGGAGTTCGGCGTGACATCGGCGGTGAACGTGCTCGGCGGCCTCGACATCGTGGTCAACGCGGCGGGGATCCTGCTGGCGTCGCACACGCACGAGACGTCGCTGGAGCTGTGGAACCGCGTGCTGGCGGTGAACCTGACGGGCACGTTCCTGGTGACCCGCGCGACCCTGCCGGCCCTGCTCGAATCGCCGAACGGCGTGGTGGTGAACTTCAGTTCGACCTCGGCATCGTTCGCCCACCCGTACATGGCGGCGTACAGCGCGAGCAAGGGCGGCATCCAGGCCTTCACGCACTCGCTGGCGCTGGAGTACGGCAAGCAGGGCCTGCGCGCGGTCAGCATCGCCCCGGGCAGCGTGAAGAGCGGCATCACGGACTCGGCGGCGAGCTGGCTGCCGCAGAACGTCGACTACACGCTGTTCGGGCGGTTGCTGCCGATCCTCCCGACGGAGTTCACGACGGAGGTGGGCAACGCGGTGGCGGGCCCGGAGACGGTGGCGGGCGTGGTGGCGATGCTCGCCTCGGACGACGGCAAGTTCATCACGGGCACGGAAATCCGCATCGACGGCGGCACGCACACCTGA
- a CDS encoding glutathione S-transferase family protein, with protein sequence MTDKGEYKRDLNYLPDRITADGRDGWPVEPDRYRLVVARACPWANRAVIVRRLLGLEPVLSMGIAGPVHDERSWSFDLDPGGRDPVLGIERLQEAFFKRDPDYPRGITVPAFVDVPSGQVVTNDFAQMTLDMSTEWTQYHRDGAPELYPEKLRDEIDDVAQQVFTDVNNAVYQCGFARSQEAYEHSYRKLFARLDWLSERLANQRYLVGDTITEADIRLFTTLVRFDAVYHGHFKCNRQKLAELPVLWAYTRDLFQTPGFGDTIDFAQIKEHYYVVHKNVNPTGIVPLGPDVSGWLTPHGREELGGRPFGDGTPPGPPPEPERVPAL encoded by the coding sequence ATGACCGACAAGGGCGAGTACAAGCGCGACCTGAACTACCTCCCGGACCGCATCACGGCCGACGGCCGCGACGGCTGGCCGGTCGAGCCGGACCGCTACCGGCTGGTCGTCGCGCGGGCGTGCCCGTGGGCGAACCGCGCGGTGATCGTGCGCCGGCTGCTGGGCCTCGAGCCGGTCCTGTCGATGGGGATCGCCGGGCCGGTGCACGACGAGCGCAGCTGGAGCTTCGACCTGGACCCCGGCGGCCGTGACCCGGTCCTCGGCATCGAGCGCCTGCAGGAGGCGTTCTTCAAGCGCGACCCGGACTACCCGCGCGGCATCACGGTCCCGGCGTTCGTCGACGTGCCGAGCGGCCAGGTCGTCACCAACGACTTCGCGCAGATGACGCTGGACATGTCGACCGAGTGGACGCAGTACCACCGTGACGGCGCGCCCGAGCTGTACCCGGAGAAGCTCCGGGACGAGATCGACGACGTGGCGCAGCAGGTGTTCACCGACGTCAACAACGCGGTGTACCAGTGCGGGTTCGCCCGGTCCCAGGAGGCGTACGAGCACTCCTACCGGAAGCTGTTCGCCCGGCTGGACTGGTTGTCCGAGCGCCTGGCGAACCAGCGCTACCTGGTCGGCGACACGATCACCGAAGCGGACATCCGGTTGTTCACGACCCTGGTGCGCTTCGACGCGGTGTACCACGGTCACTTCAAGTGCAACCGGCAGAAGCTGGCCGAGCTGCCGGTGCTGTGGGCGTACACGCGCGACCTGTTCCAGACGCCGGGGTTCGGCGACACGATCGACTTCGCGCAGATCAAGGAGCACTACTACGTGGTGCACAAGAACGTGAACCCGACCGGGATCGTGCCGCTGGGCCCCGACGTGAGCGGCTGGCTGACCCCGCACGGCCGGGAAGAGCTGGGTGGCCGCCCGTTCGGCGACGGGACACCGCCGGGCCCGCCGCCGGAGCCGGAGAGGGTGCCCGCGCTGTAG
- a CDS encoding MarR family winged helix-turn-helix transcriptional regulator, with translation MGDLSALDADETAFWRPLMRIMTALPRALEDHFLPETGLAITDYGVLVALSEAPGRLLRISALAATTGLSLSRISRVVDDLTRRGLVEKRRCAEDGRASNAVLTEAGLTRLEAAYPGHLARVRASVFDHLSAEDIRTAGPVLARLAAALEATPPTDDC, from the coding sequence ATGGGTGATCTTTCCGCGCTCGACGCCGACGAAACCGCGTTCTGGCGGCCGCTGATGCGCATCATGACGGCGCTGCCGCGCGCGCTCGAGGACCACTTCCTGCCCGAGACGGGGCTCGCGATCACCGACTACGGGGTGCTGGTCGCGCTGTCCGAAGCCCCCGGCCGCCTGCTCCGCATCTCGGCGCTGGCCGCGACCACCGGGCTGTCGCTGAGCCGGATCAGCCGGGTCGTCGACGACCTGACCCGCCGCGGCCTGGTCGAGAAGCGCCGCTGCGCGGAGGACGGCCGCGCGTCCAACGCCGTGCTGACCGAGGCGGGATTGACCAGACTGGAGGCGGCCTACCCGGGCCACCTCGCCCGCGTGCGGGCTTCGGTGTTCGACCACCTGAGCGCCGAGGACATCCGCACGGCCGGGCCGGTGCTGGCCCGGCTGGCCGCGGCACTGGAAGCCACTCCCCCGACCGACGACTGCTGA
- a CDS encoding YceI family protein: MTSATTYPQLTGEYTIDPAHSRIGFVARHAMVTKVRGSFNEFTGSATIDGDAPEKSSAQVTIQAHSIDTRNADRDGHLKSNDFLSMDEYPQITFTSTEIKQTGETSFDVTGDLTIKDVTRSVTVPFEFEGSAKDPFGNDRIGFEGSTTISRKDYGITWNAALETGGVLVSDKVTLEFEISAIKSA; encoded by the coding sequence ATGACCAGCGCGACCACCTACCCCCAGCTGACCGGCGAATACACCATCGACCCCGCGCACTCGCGGATCGGGTTCGTCGCCCGGCACGCCATGGTGACCAAGGTGCGCGGCAGTTTCAACGAGTTCACCGGCTCCGCCACCATCGACGGCGACGCCCCGGAGAAGTCGTCGGCCCAGGTGACCATCCAGGCCCACAGCATCGACACCCGCAACGCCGACCGCGACGGGCACCTGAAGAGCAACGACTTCCTGTCGATGGACGAGTACCCGCAGATCACCTTCACCTCGACCGAGATCAAGCAGACCGGCGAGACCAGCTTCGACGTCACCGGCGACCTGACGATCAAGGACGTCACCCGCTCGGTGACCGTCCCGTTCGAGTTCGAGGGCTCCGCGAAGGACCCGTTCGGCAACGACCGGATCGGCTTCGAGGGCTCCACCACGATCAGCCGCAAGGACTACGGCATCACCTGGAACGCCGCCCTCGAGACCGGCGGCGTGCTGGTGAGCGACAAGGTCACGCTGGAGTTCGAGATCTCCGCGATCAAGTCCGCCTGA
- a CDS encoding TetR/AcrR family transcriptional regulator, whose protein sequence is MSPKLTPKGAATRQRIIEGAAAEIRERGVAVTTLDDVRARTGTSKSQLFHYFPDGKEELLLAVARYEADQVLAVQQPQLGNLTSWAAWQRWRDTVVAHYDSRGQHCPLNVLISQLGRATPGAQAVVTGLVRRWQDEIEAGIRHLQEKGEAGPDLDAERTAAALLAGIQGGVVVMLSTGRIDHLEAALDVGIGNLRASGNR, encoded by the coding sequence GTGAGTCCAAAGCTGACCCCGAAGGGCGCCGCGACGCGGCAGCGGATCATCGAAGGCGCCGCGGCGGAAATCCGCGAGCGCGGGGTCGCCGTCACGACGCTCGACGACGTCCGGGCGCGGACGGGGACGAGCAAGAGCCAGCTGTTCCACTACTTCCCGGACGGCAAGGAAGAGCTCCTGCTGGCGGTGGCGCGCTACGAGGCCGACCAGGTCTTGGCCGTCCAGCAGCCCCAACTGGGGAACCTCACGTCGTGGGCGGCGTGGCAGCGCTGGCGTGACACGGTCGTCGCCCACTACGACAGCCGCGGGCAGCACTGCCCGCTCAACGTGCTGATCTCCCAGCTCGGCCGCGCGACGCCGGGGGCGCAGGCGGTGGTCACCGGACTGGTGCGGCGCTGGCAGGACGAGATCGAGGCGGGCATCCGCCACCTGCAGGAGAAGGGCGAGGCCGGCCCGGACCTGGACGCGGAACGCACGGCCGCCGCCCTGCTGGCCGGCATCCAGGGCGGCGTGGTGGTGATGCTGTCGACCGGCCGCATCGATCACCTCGAAGCGGCGCTCGACGTCGGCATCGGAAACCTGCGGGCGAGCGGGAACCGGTGA
- a CDS encoding pentapeptide repeat-containing protein: MATITPFAVLALIGAVAGSVAAWLLLRRDRYAEVVHPVTVRGAIDPVTERKIFADEREVRLAGVHEFAALADRDPALRQDFVDQFFVQLGYGWPESAAWQAKLWPVLRMRLRRESPEFWPGMDLHPKPMVLHEVDLRGCEVRNAFFSRVRFVGDARFDGAVFAGPVSFEGSCFARHVSFAGTRFGADADFERTTFTGTAAFPRITTHGQLWFDAARFSARTDFTGAAFSDDVSFDCAGFAGPVTFRDARCAADLLFGGARFSGHADFTGATAADFFLTGARARTDAHVRRTWPPGWVLGPPRPRKPGHWADLTRA, encoded by the coding sequence ATGGCCACCATCACGCCGTTCGCGGTCCTGGCGTTGATCGGCGCCGTGGCCGGTTCGGTCGCGGCGTGGCTGCTCCTGCGCCGCGACCGGTACGCCGAGGTGGTCCACCCGGTCACCGTGCGCGGAGCCATCGACCCCGTGACCGAGCGGAAGATCTTCGCCGACGAGCGCGAGGTGCGGCTGGCGGGGGTGCACGAGTTCGCCGCGCTCGCGGACCGCGATCCCGCCCTGCGCCAGGACTTCGTCGACCAGTTCTTCGTGCAGCTGGGCTACGGGTGGCCCGAATCCGCGGCTTGGCAGGCGAAGCTCTGGCCGGTGCTGCGGATGCGTCTTCGGCGTGAGTCACCGGAGTTCTGGCCGGGGATGGACCTCCACCCCAAGCCGATGGTGCTCCACGAGGTGGATCTGCGCGGCTGCGAAGTTCGCAACGCCTTCTTCAGCCGGGTCCGCTTCGTCGGCGACGCCCGCTTCGACGGCGCGGTCTTCGCCGGGCCGGTGAGCTTCGAGGGATCGTGCTTCGCTCGGCACGTCTCCTTCGCCGGCACGCGGTTCGGAGCGGACGCCGACTTCGAGCGCACCACGTTCACCGGCACGGCGGCCTTTCCCCGGATCACCACGCACGGACAGCTGTGGTTCGACGCCGCCCGGTTCTCGGCCCGCACGGACTTCACGGGCGCCGCCTTCAGCGACGACGTGTCGTTCGACTGCGCCGGTTTCGCCGGCCCCGTGACGTTCCGGGACGCCCGGTGCGCCGCGGACCTCCTGTTCGGCGGGGCACGCTTCAGCGGTCACGCGGACTTCACCGGGGCGACGGCGGCGGACTTCTTCCTCACCGGGGCGCGCGCCCGGACGGACGCGCACGTGCGGCGGACCTGGCCGCCGGGCTGGGTGCTCGGCCCGCCCCGGCCGCGCAAGCCGGGGCACTGGGCCGACCTCACTCGGGCTTGA
- a CDS encoding TIM-barrel domain-containing protein, translated as MIATTEDGRSLEVRVRHEVLRIEPWGDGSLRVRAGRHRIIDDVPGALLPAKPSPATASVEGRTGRVVNGALTAIVEIADTDTGIDAQLRFVRTDTGEELLSEQRAHFWWPGARLFMPSRNGYGRLEQRFSAYDGERLFGLGQHTHGRLDQKGLVLDLVQRNAEVSVPFLLSSRGYGFLWNSPAVGRVELATNGTRWVADDARQLDYWVTTGDGPRQILGHYADATGHAPMLPEWAAGFWQSKLRYRTQEELLAVAREYHERGLPLSVIVADFFHWTHLGDWKFDPAEWPDPAGLVRELDGLGVKLMVSVWPSVNPLSENYRELHERGLLVAAESGVPAHAPWKDKGFGVEMPVAFYDATNPEARRFVWSKVKENYYDLGVRAWWLDGDEPEIQPGHPHNLGFHAGPGAEVFNLYPQANAQTFHDGIRGEGDDEVVLLSRSAWAGSQRFGAALWSGDVGATWDSLRAQVRAGLNVALAGIPWWTTDIGGFHGGDPASPEYRELMVRWFSYGVFCPLFRLHGFRDPRPAFGPEMTGGPNEVWSFGEPAYEAITASLRLRERLRPYLMEQMRVAHEQGIPPMRPVFVDFPADPAAWDVDDQFLLGPDVLVAPVLEPGVTARRVYLPAGASWTDAVSGTRHEGGGWVEAAAPPERIPVFLRDGAQLPIKPE; from the coding sequence GTGATCGCCACGACCGAAGACGGCCGCTCGCTCGAAGTCCGCGTGCGGCACGAGGTGCTGCGCATCGAGCCGTGGGGCGACGGCAGCCTGCGCGTGCGGGCCGGACGGCACCGCATCATCGACGACGTCCCGGGCGCGCTGCTGCCCGCGAAGCCCTCCCCCGCCACCGCCTCGGTCGAGGGGCGGACCGGCCGGGTCGTCAACGGCGCGCTCACCGCGATCGTCGAGATCGCCGACACCGACACCGGCATCGACGCGCAGCTGCGGTTCGTCCGCACCGACACCGGCGAGGAGCTCCTGTCCGAGCAGCGCGCGCACTTCTGGTGGCCCGGCGCGCGGCTGTTCATGCCCTCGCGCAACGGCTACGGCCGGCTGGAGCAGCGCTTCAGCGCCTACGACGGCGAGCGGCTCTTCGGGCTCGGGCAGCACACGCACGGCCGGCTCGACCAAAAGGGCCTCGTGCTCGACCTGGTGCAGCGCAACGCCGAGGTGTCGGTGCCGTTCCTGCTCTCCAGCCGCGGCTACGGGTTCCTGTGGAACAGCCCCGCCGTCGGCCGGGTCGAGCTGGCCACCAACGGCACCCGCTGGGTCGCCGACGACGCGCGTCAGCTCGACTACTGGGTCACCACCGGCGACGGGCCGCGCCAGATCCTCGGCCACTACGCCGACGCGACCGGCCACGCGCCGATGCTGCCGGAGTGGGCGGCCGGGTTCTGGCAGTCGAAGCTGCGCTACCGCACCCAGGAGGAACTGCTGGCGGTCGCCCGCGAGTACCACGAACGCGGGCTGCCGCTATCGGTGATCGTGGCGGACTTCTTCCACTGGACCCACCTGGGCGACTGGAAGTTCGACCCGGCCGAGTGGCCCGACCCGGCCGGCCTGGTGCGCGAACTCGACGGCCTCGGCGTCAAGCTCATGGTGTCGGTGTGGCCGTCGGTGAACCCGCTCTCGGAGAACTACCGCGAGCTGCACGAACGGGGTCTGCTGGTCGCCGCCGAGAGCGGCGTCCCGGCGCACGCGCCGTGGAAGGACAAGGGGTTCGGCGTCGAGATGCCGGTGGCGTTCTACGACGCGACCAACCCGGAGGCCAGGCGGTTCGTCTGGAGCAAGGTCAAGGAGAACTACTACGACCTGGGCGTGCGCGCGTGGTGGCTGGACGGCGACGAGCCGGAGATCCAGCCCGGCCACCCGCACAACCTCGGCTTCCACGCCGGTCCGGGCGCGGAGGTGTTCAACCTCTACCCGCAGGCCAACGCGCAGACGTTCCACGACGGCATCCGCGGCGAGGGCGACGACGAAGTGGTGCTGCTGTCCCGCTCGGCGTGGGCGGGCAGCCAGCGGTTCGGGGCGGCGCTCTGGTCGGGTGACGTCGGGGCGACGTGGGACTCGCTGCGGGCGCAGGTCCGGGCCGGGCTGAACGTGGCACTGGCCGGGATCCCCTGGTGGACGACGGACATCGGCGGCTTCCACGGCGGCGACCCGGCGTCGCCGGAGTACCGGGAGCTGATGGTCCGCTGGTTCTCCTACGGGGTGTTCTGCCCGCTGTTCCGCCTGCACGGCTTCCGCGACCCGCGCCCGGCGTTCGGTCCGGAGATGACCGGCGGCCCCAACGAGGTCTGGTCGTTCGGTGAGCCGGCGTACGAAGCGATCACGGCGTCGCTGCGCCTGCGGGAGCGGCTGCGGCCGTACCTGATGGAGCAGATGCGAGTGGCCCACGAGCAGGGCATCCCCCCGATGCGGCCGGTGTTCGTCGACTTCCCGGCGGACCCGGCGGCCTGGGACGTGGACGACCAGTTCCTCCTCGGCCCGGACGTGCTGGTGGCGCCGGTGCTCGAGCCGGGCGTCACGGCGCGGCGGGTGTATCTGCCGGCGGGGGCGTCCTGGACGGACGCGGTGTCCGGAACGCGGCACGAGGGCGGCGGCTGGGTCGAGGCGGCGGCCCCGCCGGAGCGGATCCCGGTGTTCCTCCGCGACGGAGCGCAGCTGCCGATCAAGCCCGAGTGA
- a CDS encoding carbohydrate ABC transporter permease, protein MKTANWPRTVAGVLIVAVLLFPLYWMVNASLQPSGALLRPDPAFFPVGGTLDGYRKAVSTQGPNLLSSVVVALGTVLVSLLVAAPASYALAQLKVRGGPALVFVLLIVQMIPGIVMANALYTVFSNLGLIDNYLGLVLADSTATIPFAILLLRAFMISVPKELTEASRVDGAGYWRTFGSIILPVSRNALVTAGLFSFLFAWADFLFAVTLTTGQSFEPITVGIYRFVGNQSADWNGIMATAVLAAVPAAVLLVVAQRYVVAGLTSGAVKD, encoded by the coding sequence ATGAAGACGGCGAACTGGCCGCGGACGGTGGCCGGCGTGCTGATCGTCGCGGTGCTGCTGTTCCCGCTGTACTGGATGGTCAACGCGTCGCTGCAGCCCAGCGGCGCGCTGCTGCGCCCGGACCCCGCGTTCTTCCCCGTCGGCGGCACGCTGGACGGCTACCGCAAGGCCGTCTCGACGCAGGGACCGAACCTGCTCTCCAGTGTCGTCGTCGCGCTCGGCACGGTGCTCGTGTCGCTGCTGGTGGCCGCGCCCGCGTCCTACGCGCTGGCCCAGCTGAAGGTGCGCGGCGGCCCGGCGCTGGTGTTCGTGCTGCTCATCGTGCAGATGATCCCGGGCATCGTGATGGCCAACGCGCTCTACACCGTGTTCAGCAACCTCGGCCTGATCGACAACTACCTCGGGCTGGTGCTCGCCGACTCCACCGCGACCATCCCGTTCGCCATCCTGCTGCTGCGGGCGTTCATGATCTCCGTGCCGAAGGAGCTGACCGAAGCGTCCCGGGTGGACGGTGCCGGGTACTGGCGCACCTTCGGCTCGATCATCCTGCCGGTCAGCCGCAACGCGCTGGTCACCGCCGGGCTGTTCTCGTTCCTGTTCGCCTGGGCGGACTTCCTGTTCGCCGTCACGCTGACCACCGGGCAGTCGTTCGAGCCCATCACCGTGGGCATCTACCGGTTCGTCGGCAACCAGTCCGCCGACTGGAACGGGATCATGGCCACCGCCGTCCTCGCCGCCGTCCCCGCGGCCGTCCTGCTCGTCGTCGCCCAGCGCTACGTCGTCGCCGGGCTGACCAGCGGCGCCGTCAAAGACTAG
- a CDS encoding carbohydrate ABC transporter permease, producing the protein MTVAAAPRVSATPRANRKSRRDNRFAAWAFLLPALAYVVVFFGYPLAANLVMSTQNYTVKSFYTGEAPFVGIENYSAVLSNPLFSTAALNTALFTVGSIVFQFGIGLALAVFFNGRFLGSALLRSLLLLPWLLPLVVSGAVWRWMFDQDHGVLNAGLRFLGFDAVPWLSSTSWALSAVIITNIWIGIPFNLVILHGGLRAIPASLYEAAALDGAGAWQRFRHVTWPLLRPVTGIVLMLGLVYTIKVFDVIMVVTGGGPAGSTQTLTTWSYRLSFQDFAFGQGAAVGNVLIVVATVFGLLYLRSAKATLAEAA; encoded by the coding sequence GTGACGGTCGCCGCCGCTCCGAGGGTCTCGGCGACACCCCGCGCGAACCGGAAGTCCCGCCGGGACAACCGGTTCGCCGCGTGGGCGTTCCTGCTGCCCGCGCTCGCCTACGTCGTCGTGTTCTTCGGCTATCCCCTGGCCGCGAACCTGGTGATGAGCACGCAGAACTACACGGTGAAGTCGTTCTACACCGGCGAAGCACCCTTCGTCGGCATCGAGAACTACTCCGCCGTGCTGTCCAATCCGCTGTTTTCGACCGCGGCGCTCAACACGGCGCTGTTCACCGTCGGGTCGATCGTCTTCCAGTTCGGCATCGGCCTGGCGCTCGCGGTGTTCTTCAACGGCCGGTTCCTCGGCAGCGCCCTGCTGCGGTCGCTGCTCCTGCTGCCGTGGCTGCTGCCGCTGGTGGTCAGCGGCGCGGTGTGGCGGTGGATGTTCGACCAGGACCACGGCGTGCTCAACGCGGGCCTGCGGTTCCTGGGGTTCGACGCGGTGCCGTGGCTGAGCAGCACGAGCTGGGCGCTGTCGGCGGTGATCATCACCAACATCTGGATCGGCATCCCGTTCAACCTGGTGATCCTGCACGGCGGGCTGCGCGCGATCCCGGCGTCGCTCTACGAAGCCGCGGCGCTCGACGGCGCCGGCGCGTGGCAGCGGTTCCGGCACGTCACCTGGCCGCTGCTGCGGCCGGTCACCGGGATCGTGCTCATGCTGGGCCTGGTCTACACGATCAAGGTGTTCGACGTGATCATGGTCGTCACCGGCGGCGGGCCGGCCGGCTCGACCCAGACGCTCACCACGTGGTCCTACCGGCTGTCCTTCCAGGACTTCGCGTTCGGGCAGGGCGCGGCGGTGGGCAACGTCCTCATCGTGGTGGCGACGGTCTTCGGGCTGCTGTACCTGCGTTCGGCGAAGGCGACCCTGGCGGAGGCGGCATGA